The Acropora muricata isolate sample 2 chromosome 5, ASM3666990v1, whole genome shotgun sequence genome includes a window with the following:
- the LOC136916199 gene encoding putative ammonium transporter 3, with protein sequence MTIVDISNGTKNEEIGSDDATWILTSAFIIFTMQSGFGLLESGMVSRKNEVNIMVKNAVDVIYGGLSYWLFGFAFSFGVVGGNGFCGFGNFLTDADESQMGQVYSKYFFQLSFSTTATTIVSGAMAERTNLKAYTMYSFLNTLTYSLPAHWIWDGNGWLNQMGAVDIAGCGAVHLVGGVSGLVATLMLKPRIGRFDENAPQMKMASPTNVLLGTFMLWWGWLGFNCGSTFGISGMKWKLASRAAVVTINGSIGGGVMGMAYSYICFNKKVNIPILVTGILAGLVSITAICSLARPWEAILIGALGALLACPGCALLDRLHIDDPVGCVPTHCFAGIWGLISVALFGEKDILENQFSKEYGIFKGGPWRFLGVQMLMIVSVSAWAAATTFLELYLVDRIFGLRVSEVDELLGADHVEHGITGDQFTFQGSYDAKDKGTEQLRSVEINVLNERPITSPVDMLQRNENGDKSLRKSASTKRKILRRKWRKALSITKTRSESQRNSDISVQLSYVNGLQNGSTHGGDVLGHHVVTGETNNGLTRS encoded by the exons ATGACGATTGTGGACATTTCAAACGGGACGAAAAACGAAGAAATAGGTTCGGACGATGCAACGTGGATTCTTACAAGTGCATTCATCATTTTCACGATGCAGTCTGGATTTGGTCTTTTGGAATCTGGAATGGTTTCCCGAAAAAACGAAGTCAACATTATGGTCAAGAACGCCGTTGATGTCATCTACGGAGGCTTGTCTTATTGGCTCTTTGGATTCGCATTTAGTTTCGGTGTGGTCGGTGGAAATGGTTTTTGCGGCTTCGGAAATTTCTTGACGGATGCAGATGAAAGCCAAATGGGTCAAGTGTATTCCAAGtatttttttcagctttctttCTCGACAACAGCGACAACCATTGTCTCAGGCGCTATGGCAGAGAGGACCAATCTCAAAGCTTACACGATGTATTCGTTTCTCAATACGCTGACCTATAGTCTTCCGGCTCATTGGATTTGGGATGGCAATGGCTGGCTTAACCAAATGGGTGCAGTGGATATCGCCGGCTGTGGTGCGGTACATTTGGTTGGTGGCGTGAGTGGCTTGGTAGCCACTTTGATGCTGAAGCCACGGATCGGTCGCTTTGATGAAAACGCTCCTCAGATGAAAATGGCGTCTCCTACAAACGTTCTACTTGGAACCTTCATGTTGTGGTGGGGTTGGCTGGGGTTTAATTGCGGGAGTACCTTTGGAATCAGTGGCATGAAGTGGAAGCTTGCAAGCAG GGCAGCGGTCGTGACCATCAATGGCTCGATAGGCGGTGGGGTCATGGGAATGGCTTACAG TTACATTTGCTTcaacaaaaaagtaaatattCCAATATTGGTGACTGGAATTTTGGCAGGGCTAGTCAGCATAACGG CCATCTGTTCACTCGCTCGTCCTTGGGAAGCAATCCTGATTGGCGCATTGGGTGCCCTGTTGGCATGTCCCGGATGCGCTCTTCTCGACCGTCTTCACATTGATGATCCGGTTGGCTGCGTGCCCACTCATTGCTTCGCTGGTATTTGGGGTTTAATAAGCGTTGCTTTGTTTGGCGAAAAAGACATCCTGGAGAACCAATTCTCAAAAGAATACGGCATCTTCAAAGGCGGCCCGTGGCGGTTTCTCGGTGTCCAAATGCTCATGATTGTCTCTGTATCGGCTTGGGCGGCGGCAACAACGTTTCTGGAACTGTATTTGGTTGACAGGATTTTCGGGCTGCGCGTGAGCGAGGTGGATGAACTATTAGGCGCTGACCACGTTGAGCACGGGATTACAGGGGACCAGTTTACGTTTCAAGGAAGTTACGATGCAAAAGACAAAGGAACTGAACAGTTAAGATCTGTCGAGATCAATGTATTGAATGAACGGCCGATAACTTCACCTGTCGACATGTTGCAGAGGAACGAAAACGGCGACAAATCTCTGCGCAAGAGCGCCTCCACAAAGAGGAAAATCCTTCGTCGGAAATGGCGaaaagctctatcaattaccaAAACGCGAAGCGAGAGTCAACGGAACAGTGATATTTCGGTGCAATTGTCGTACGTCAATGGGCTACAGAATGGTAGCACCCATGGAGGAGATGTGCTTGGACATCACGTGGTCACAGGAGAAACTAACAATGGCTTAACAAGAAGCTGA